From Quercus lobata isolate SW786 chromosome 1, ValleyOak3.0 Primary Assembly, whole genome shotgun sequence, one genomic window encodes:
- the LOC115977548 gene encoding uncharacterized protein LOC115977548 — protein MSNCTVESSKVETSDGVKLHTRLFKPKEELKDNLVVVLVHPYSILGGCQGLLKGIAAGLADKGYRAITFDMRGAGKSSGRASITGFAEIKDVIAICNWVCQNLSSDRILLVGSSAGAPIAGSAVDQIEQVVGYVSLGYPFGMIASILFGRHHKNILQFPKPKLFVMGTRDGFTSVKQLNNKLSSAAGRVETHLIEGAGHFQMEGPDYDAQMVNLIIEFIASLQ, from the exons ATGTCAAACTGTACTGTAGAGTCCAGCAAGGTGGAAACCAGCGATGGTGTGAAGCTCCACACAAGGCTGTTCAAACCCAAAGAAGAACTCAAGGACAACCTGGTGGTTGTTCTTGTCCACCCATACTCAATTTTGGGTGGTTGTCAAGGCCTTTTGAAAGGAATAGCAGCTGGGTTGGCTGACAAAGGTTACAGAGCTATCACCTTTGACATGAGAGGCGCTGGGAAGTCAAGTGGGAGGGCTTCTATCACTGGCTTTGCAGAAATCAAGGATGTTATTGCTATCTGCAACTGGGTCTGTCAAAATCTCTCTTCTGACAGGATTTTGCTGGTGGGCTCTTCTGCAG GTGCGCCAATTGCAGGATCTGCTGTTGATCAGATAGAACAAGTTGTGGGCTATGTGAGTCTAGGGTACCCTTTTGGCATGATTGCCTCAATCCTTTTTGGGAGGCACCACAAAAACATCCTACAGTTCCCTAAGCCTAAACTCTTTGTTATGGGAACTAGGGATGGATTTACTAGTGTGAAGCAGCTGAACAACAAGTTGAGCTCTGCGGCAGGACGTGTTGAGACGCATTTGATAGAAGGGGCAGGCCATTTCCAAATGGAAGGGCCTGATTATGATGCTCAGATGGTGAATCTTATCATTGAGTTTATTGCTTCATTGCAGTAA
- the LOC115977521 gene encoding octanoyltransferase LIP2, mitochondrial has product MRIPRSLEVWKMGTVNYLDALKLQEKLVADRKTRKIADTVLSLQHPPTYTLGKRRTDHNLLIPESELKMIGAELCYTQRGGDITFHGPHQAILYPIISLRDIGIGARNYVEKLELTMIELASLYGVRACAGQKGETGVWVGERKIGAIGVRISYGITSHGLAFNIDPDLSYFKHIVPCGIADKEVTSLRKETDSLLPTEEVIQEQLISCFARLFGYSNLIWKEKGLIFSDNGEN; this is encoded by the coding sequence ATGAGAATTCCGCGAAGCCTTGAGGTCTGGAAAATGGGCACTGTTAACTATTTGGATGCACTTAAGCTCCAGGAAAAGCTCGTGGCTGATAGAAAAACTCGTAAAATTGCAGATACTGTCTTGTCCTTGCAACACCCGCCTACATATACCCTTGGCAAACGACGGACTGATCACAATTTGTTGATCCCCGAGTCTGAACTTAAAATGATAGGAGCTGAACTTTGCTACACACAAAGAGGAGGGGACATTACATTTCATGGTCCACATCAAGCAATTTTGTACCCCATTATTTCTCTCCGGGATATTGGAATTGGTGCTCGTAATTATGTGGAGAAACTTGAGTTAACTATGATTGAATTGGCCTCTCTGTATGGTGTGAGAGCTTGTGCTGGACAAAAGGGTGAGACGGGGGTTTGggttggagagagaaagattggTGCTATTGGGGTTCGTATATCATATGGAATCACTTCTCATGGGTTAGCATTCAACATTGATCCTGATCTGAGCTATTTTAAGCATATTGTGCCTTGTGGGATTGCCGATAAAGAAGTTACTTCTTTGAGAAAGGAGACGGATTCTTTGCTTCCAACTGAAGAAGTAATTCAAGAACAgttaatttcttgttttgcaAGACTATTTGGTTATAGCAATCTCATTTGGAAAGAGAAGGGTTTGATTTTCTCAGATAATGGGGAAAACTGA
- the LOC115977542 gene encoding protein EMSY-LIKE 3 produces the protein MDFVFADSSGTDDDLPPSHQNRFQRSGRASGNGRSAVVGSAPLPRMHGDMETQIHLIEQEAYSSVLRAFKAQSDAITWDKESLITELRKELRVSDEEHRELLSRVNADDIIRRIREWRKARGLQPGMHSASQAVHDPIPSPTVSASRKKQKTSQSVASLSLGAPSPALHPSVQPSSSALRQGPSPGSRSKKPKSYPSAGLTGRAPVSNWGSSGLFATKEPAEAATQDPLIGRKVWTRWPDDNHFYAAVITDYNRVEGLHALVYDINTTDETWEWVNLKEISPEDIRWDGEDSGVSRKSGRPGPGPGRGGKKTMARGGAVIGAGRGRGTPKGQSKKDFPLSQNGIGKKAVGDIEIVHTDTLIKEVEKVFDASHPDPMEIEKAKKALKDHEQALVDAIARLEDASDGESDREHPFSQGQLMDQEQGLRKQQYDEMGEGRVVEGLTGGKMVREAGVASDDPPDVGNGI, from the exons ATGGATTTCGTGTTTGCAGATAGCAGTG GAACAGATGATGACCTTCCTCCTTCACATCAAAATAGATTTCAAAGATCAGGCCGTGCTTCTGGAAATGGAAGATCTGCAGTTGTAGGTTCTGCTCCATTACCTAGGATGCATGGCGATATGGAAACCCAGATCCACCTCATTGAGCAAGAAGCATATAGTTCAGTTCTTCGGGCCTTCAAAGCTCAATCTGACGCAATCACCTGG GACAAGGAAAGTTTAATTACAGAACTTAGAAAAGAGTTAAGAGTTTCAGATGAGGAACATAGAGAGCTTCTATCCAGGGTTAATGCCGATGACATCATCCGGAGGATAAG GGAATGGAGGAAGGCAAGGGGGCTCCAACCTGGCATGCACAGTGCTTCTCAGGCTGTTCATGATCCCATACCTAGTCCTACAGTTTCAGCGTCACGCAAGAAACAGAAAACATCACAATCTGTAGCTTCCTTGTCCCTAGGAGCACCATCTCCTGCATTGCATCCATCTGTGCAACCATCTTCATCAGCCTTGAGACAAGGTCCATCTCCAGGATCAAGAAGCAAGAAGCCAAAATCG TACCCTTCTGCAGGTCTTACAGGAAGGGCCCCAGTGTCTAATTGGGGTTCTTCAGGTCTCTTTGCGACAAAGGAACCTGCCGAGGCTGCAACCCAGGATCCACTAATTGGTAGAAAAGTATGGACAAGGTGGCCTGACGACAACCACTTCTATGCAGCAGTTATAACTGACTACAACCGTGTGGAG GGCCTACATGCTCTGGTGTATGATATTAATACAACAGATGAAACTTGGGAGTGGGTCAATCTCAAAGAG ATATCTCCTGAAGATATCAGGTGGGATGGTGAGGATTCTGGAGTATCTCGTAAGAGTGGCCGCCCTGGACCAGGCCCAGGCCGAGGGGGTAAGAAAACCATGGCACGTGGTGGTGCAGTTATTGGTGCTGGAAGAGGTAGAGGAACACCAAAGGGTCAGTCGAAGAAAGATTTCCCATTATCACAAAATGGAATTGGGAAGAAGGCAGTAGGTGATATTGAAATAGTTCACACAGATACTCTAATCAAGGAG GTGGAAAAAGTTTTTGATGCTAGTCATCCTGATCCAATGGAAATAGAGAAAGCTAAAAAAGCGCTGAAA GACCATGAACAAGCACTGGTTGATGCAATTGCAAGGCTGGAAGATGCATCTGACGGTGAAAGTG ATCGAGAACATCCATTTTCACAGGGGCAATTAATGGACCAGGAACAAGGATTGAGGAAACAGCAATATGATGAAATGGGTGAAGGTAGAGTAGTTGAGGGTTTAACTGGGGGTAAAATGGTCAGAGAGGCTGGAGTTGCATCCGATGATCCACCAGATGTAGGCAATGGCATATGA
- the LOC115977555 gene encoding uncharacterized protein At5g64816-like, whose translation MVEVWWSLFGAAIPAVIAGQAFRMKKKNAEEQRLKSARGREKSSDDIFVCERVCTSKRMLKKVGSFSKDPIRDTCVTVCGVSELDACADACARTVCVNQHQVPNWNDVCLRRCQSECLKLSDSRS comes from the coding sequence ATGGTGGAAGTGTGGTGGTCCCTATTCGGGGCTGCTATCCCAGCAGTTATAGCAGGGCAAGCTTttagaatgaagaaaaagaatgctGAAGAGCAGAGGCTAAAGAGTGCCAGGGGGAGGGAGAAGAGCTCTGATGACATTTTTGTTTGCGAAAGGGTATGTACATCAAAGAGAATGTTGAAAAAGGTTGGTTCATTCTCAAAGGACCCAATTCGTGATACCTGTGTTACTGTCTGTGGTGTATCTGAGCTCGATGCATGTGCTGATGCCTGTGCTCGCACTGTTTGCGTTAACCAACATCAAGTGCCTAATTGGAATGACGTTTGCTTAAGGAGATGCCAGAGTGAATGTCTGAAACTCTCTGATTCCCGTTCTTAG
- the LOC115977536 gene encoding uncharacterized protein LOC115977536: MLLSHISQLKPFSLSSLSPPFPISSIPFFSSSSLSFTAFRVPSSSSSSKPLFRFYPFHSLKSRPCHPPPPQTSAFSFACHVSTRGFPMDSPPSPDLAESAVDSVARDLKNQSLDDDKVEEAGPTLLNSNDKKKKKSLEDLCWDHSFVTALPGDRRTDTIPREVLHACYTKVLPSAEVENPQLVAWSESVAELLELDPQEFERPDFPLLFSGAEPLAGALPYAQCYGGHQFGMWAGQLGDGRAITLGEIINSKSERWELQLKGAGKTPYSRFADGLAVLRSSIREFLCSEAMHSLGIPTTRALCLVTTGKNVSRDMFYDGNPKDEPGAIVCRVSQSFLRFGSYQIHAFRGKEDFGIVRALADYAIRHHFPHIENMSRSESLSFDTGNEDHSVVDLTSNKYAAWIVEIAERTASLVARWQGVGFTHGVLNTDNMSILGLTIDYGPFGFLDAFDPSYTPNTTDLPGRRYCFANQPDIGLWNIAQFTSTLSSAELINEKEANYAMERYGTKFMDEYQAIMTKKLGLPKYNKQLISKLLNNLAVDKVDYTNFFRLLSNIKADPSIPEEELLVPLKAVLLDIGKERKEAWITWVKVYIEELAASGISDEERKVSMDAVNPKYVLRNYLCQSAIDVAESGDFGEVRRLLKLMERPYDEQPGMEKYARLPPAWAYRPGVCMLSCSS, translated from the exons atgctgcTTTCACATATCTCGCAGCTTAAGCCATTTTCACTGTCTTCACTCTCTCCTCCTTTTCCTATTTCTTCTATACccttcttctcttcttcatcTCTATCCTTCACCGCCTTTCGcgtcccttcttcttcttcttcttcaaaacccCTTTTCCGTTTTTACCCTTTTCATTCCCTAAAATCTCGACCTTGccatcctcctcctccacaaACTTCCGCCTTTTCCTTTGCATGCCACGTCAGTACTAGGGGTTTTCCGATGGACTCGCCGCCGTCACCGGACCTCGCCGAGTCCGCCGTCGACTCCGTGGCTCGTGATTTGAAGAATCAGAGCCTTGATGATGATAAGGTAGAAGAAGCGGGACCTACTTTGTTGAACAGCAAcgataagaagaagaagaagagtctGGAAGATCTGTGTTGGGACCATTCCTTCGTCACTGCATTGCCTGGTGATCGCAGAACCGATACTATTCCCCGAGAG gttttgcACGCTTGTTATACGAAAGTGTTGCCATCGGCTGAAGTGGAGAACCCTCAGCTTGTTGCATGGTCAGAATCGGTTGCAGAGTTGCTTGAGTTGGATCCTCAAGA ATTTGAAAGGCCAGATTTCCCTCTTTTATTTTCTGGGGCAGAACCTTTGGCAGGAGC CTTGCCCTATGCTCAGTGCTATGGCGGGCATCAGTTTGGGATGTGGGCTGGACAGTTGGGTGATGGTCGGGCAATAACTCTTGGAGAGATAATTAATTCTAAGTCTGAAAGGTGGGAACTGCAGCTTAAAGGTGCTGGGAAGACTCCTTACAGCCGGTTTGCAGATGGCCTTGCTGTGCTCCGTAGTAGCATCCGAGAGTTCCTTTGCAGTGAAGCAATGCATAGTCTGGGAATTCCAACAACTCGTGCACTTTGTCTTGTCACAACAGGAAAAAATGTGTCTCGAGACATGTTTTATGA TGGCAATCCAAAGGACGAGCCTGGTGCAATTGTTTGTAGAGTTTCCCAATCCTTCCTGCGGTTTGGATCATACCAAATACATGCCTTTAGAGGGAAAGAGGACTTTGGAATTGTTCGTGCTTTGGCAGACTATGCCATCAGGCACCACTTTCCTCATATAGAGAACATGAGCAGAAGTGAGAGTTTATCTTTTGACACAGGCAATGAAGATCATTCAGTTGTGGATCTAACTTCAAACAAATATGCAG CTTGGATAGTGGAAATTGCTGAGCGTACTGCTTCCTTGGTTGCACGCTGGCAGGGTGTTGGGTTTACTCACGGTGTGCTGAATACCGACAATATGAGCATTTTGGGTCTCACCATTGATTATGGTCCTTTTGGATTTCTGGATGCTTTTGATCCAAGTTACACACCCAATACAACTGATCTTCCTGGGAGAAGATACTGTTTTGCAAATCAGCCTGATATTGGCTTATGGAATATTGCTCAGTTCACGTCAACTCTATCTTCTGCTGAGTTGATAAATGAGAAAGAGGCAAACTATGCCATGGAAAG ATATGGAACCAAATTTATGGATGAGTATCAAGCTATAATGACCAAGAAACTCGGGCTTCCAAAGTATAATAAACAGTTGATCAGTAAACTTCTAAATAATTTGGCTGTTGACAAAGTAGATTACACAAATTTCTTTCGGTTGCTTTCAAATATCAAAGCAGATCCCAGCATTCCCGAAGAGGAGTTGTTGGTCCCACTGAAGGCTGTTTTGTTAGATATTGGCAAGGAGCGCAAGGAGGCATGGATCACCTGGGTTAAAGTCTACATAGAGGAG CTGGCTGCTAGTGGAATCTCAGATGAGGAGCGGAAGGTCTCAATGGATGCAGTGAACCCTAAATATGTACTCAGGAACTACCTATGTCAGAGTGCCATCGACGTAGCTGAATCTGGTGATTTTGGAGAAGTCCGAAGGCTGCTTAAATTGATGGAACGACCATATGACGAGCAACCGGGAATGGAAAAATATGCTCGCTTGCCCCCTGCTTGGGCCTATAGGCCTGGTGTTTGCATGCTTTCTTGTTCGTCATGA